Below is a window of Drosophila miranda strain MSH22 chromosome 3, D.miranda_PacBio2.1, whole genome shotgun sequence DNA.
gcttttactgcgtgttgtgcactacggttgtctctatctatctcgcgctcaaccgggactgcaaaaatgtctgccTGCATAGTCTCGTCTGCGCTTGGCGCCGTATTTCCTAGCTCATGCGTGTCTTCCATGATTTTTTTCACTGCTGTACGTAATTGGTGTATGTTGGCATCTTGATCAAAATATACGTTATGTCGCTACGCAATATGTCGCTAAGTTcacttttggttttcgctCTTATGTCTGCATTGTTCATcgcagagtttttttttttttttttttgggcaaaccccacacctgatatgtaaacttttaatagcacggttttattatatgttcttctttcttgatcggcgtattcgaatgaatgtgtgttggcatatcgatacttgtcgaggacaagtatcgatatatcgagtacattggtatttcttataatactatcgatgagtaaatcttaaactaatattcatatcttataaactaatattcatatcttacacaTCAACGGCTTAAAACTATGTGAGCCGAACTAAGGGTTTTAGTtagccagaattattcaacgaaatctctaaattgagcaatatgaacgactagcctctttcgtttttttgttttgacttatttcgctaaaaccgtTTTTTGGTTGACCTATTTCACTAAAACCTTCTTTTAGACaagatccaataaaagcaagtgtttTAAATAAACTAGTCAATTCGCAAATAGATTcactaatcggataaaattatgtgggcatggctaaatgttctatatagctagtaatattccacggaatatcataaacgaggaatatgtaaaatagaacttgaattctccagtatatttacggtatatttttcaaatgagatggtatattttggtatatttctgagggtcggacggtgtaTTTTAGCGATAAACCCGCGGACAATACTGAGGGACAGAACTTTattctctttttttctttttttgcaaTTTATGTATTCAACTCTTGCAATTTATTATCTTAACTGATCAAATACTTGTTCAATACAATATATCGGTGGAACAAAGTTCAATTAAAACAAAGGTGAGGCGAGACATTTGCCGGTCAACCTGCGCGTCCATCGCGGTGTTTTCCGCACACAGAGAACGGTGACTggaaaaaaaatgtaaatccCCGTACTTCCAGCTAGTAGCTAGTCACATCCTGAGAAACCTGCTGTGTCATTATAGCCACGTCAGCAATCATCTTAGTTGTCGAGCTTGTGCCTGCATTCActgaattttattttatttcatcACTTTCAGCTAGCACCCGGAGCAAATAGGATCATCATGGCAGACAACGTGCATAATGGGGAATCCGAAATAAAGGTATAAATAAGATAAATTCCAGTGCATATACATAAGTTTGTACTTTTTGCTGAATTGTAAAAATGCATTCGCATTTGTTGCAGCCTCGCAGCTATCAGCTGCGTCTCGTGGATCATATTACGAAGAACAATGGGATAATCTACTTGCCGACCGGATCTGGCAAGACATACGTGGCCATCCTGGCCCTGAAGCGATTCTCCAAAGACATGGACAAGTAAGTCGCttgcatttttttttcataCTGGAATTTTGCAAACACACTCATACATAAGCAAAAAAGCaaagcatacatacatattttgcTGTTGAACTGAATTCTCGGATTTGTTTACACTCCTACAGATCAATCGAGGAGGGCGGAAAACGAGCTATATTTATGTGCAATACAGTCGAGCTAGCCCGCCAGCAGGCAATGGCCGTGAGGAAATTCTCAAATCTCAAAGTGGGGTTCTTTGTGGGGGAGCAGGGCGTCGACGACTGGTCGAAGATAAAATGGAGCCACGAAATAAGCGATAGCCAAGTTAGTGTCGAGCTCATGACGCCTCATCAAACCAATATGCATTTCTGATATTCGTTTATATAGAACGGATGCACTAGTATTTGTGCTTCCAAGTGCTTTACAAATTTGGCCCTGGCTTTTTTTTCTAATTGAATTTTCTTATATCTTGCAACGACAATAGGTTCTGGTGGGCACAGCCCAAGTCATGTTGAATATGGTCACCCAGAAGTACTTGGAGCTGAGCTCTGTGAGCATCGTGATTATAGACGAGTGCCACCATGGCACTGGCCACCATCCCTACCATGAGTTCATGCATCTGTTTTTACTCGCTGACCGGAACACGCCACTGCCGCGCGTTGTGGGACTGACGGGTGTACTCATTAAAGGCAACGAATTTAAGCTGGTCGCTCAAAAGCTCAGAGAGCTGGAGACGACATACAGAAGCAATATTATCACCGTGTCCGACACGGAAGAATTGAAAAACGTGATGCTGTGAGACCTTTTAAGCCCTTTCCATAGAAGAAATCACGCTATAGCAGttctatttattttttgcAGCTACTCTACCAAACCAAGGAGTATTTAGTGACTTATCCAAACCAAGTGGGGAGCCTTCAGATCGGGCACGCCATACAACGATGCATAGAGCACTTCTACGTAATCCTAGACGATTTGGAGATTGGCAAACAGCCTACGCGCTATTCCAAGGGACTGTCGACCTTCCGCGATCCGCACAAGAAGGGATATATAAAGACTCTGCTCAACGACTTCCAGTACCAGCTGGAGCACTACGGCGTATATGCGGCATCCATGGCCATAGTATCGGTGATTCTAGAGATTGAAATCAAGCTGCATCAGTCGGAAACCCTTGCCCTGACCCACATATATAAGTTGGCCATCTGTCTGTGTAACCGGATCAATCACATGCTAAAGAAAAAGCTTCGCGATTTGGTCGACGATGATACGGAACGCGATGACGCAGTCCACACGGAAGAAACCATCATAAACTTTTCGACTCCCAAGGTGCAGAGATTTTTGCAATACGTGCAGAAAACGTTCTCGGGCAAGGATGCCAAGGATATTTGCTGCTTGGTCTTCGTTGAGCGCCGGTATACGAGCAAATGCATATACCAAGTGTTGAAGAAGTTCATTGCGGTTATTCCGGCGCTGCGCGATGTTCTCGTGCCGCAGTTTATGGTGGGCCGCAACTCAGTTTCAGCGGATTGTGAGAGCGTCCTGGAGCGCAAGTGGCAAAAGTCGGTACGTTATGCCTCGGGCCTCAGCACAGAACAGTATATTAACAGTATATTATTCTCCCCTGTCGCAATCCCCATCAAAGGCCATTCACCAATTTAGGGATGGCGAAGCCAACCTGATGGTCTGTTCGAGCGTTCTGGAGGAAGGCATCGATATAAAGGCCTGCAATTACGTGTTGATCCTGGATCCTATAAAGACATTCAACATGTACGTGCAGACGAAGGGGCGGGCTCGATCCAAGGAGGCCCACTTTGTGCTTTTTTCCTCAGATTTGGACCGCATGAAAATCAACCAACAAATCAATCAATATCGCCAAGCCCATACCGACATCGGAGAGTATTTAAAGGATCGCGTCCTGGATCGGGCCGAACCTTTGATGCAAGAGATAGCCGATCACTTCCACGAATTGATCCCACCATTTATAAACGAAAAAGGTGCCGTGCTGCTGCCTAGCAGTGCCCTGATGCTGCTCCACCGCTACTGCCAGAGCCTGCCCTCGGATGCATTCGGCTTTGTGGAGCCCTGGATCACACTAATCAGTTGGGACCAGAAGCAGAAACTCTTTGGCACACAGGCCGCAAACAAAGAAGTCGTCTCTATCGAACTTCCACTCAGCTCGTCCGTGCGGGATAAAATTTATGTAAGCCCAAAATGGACTACCCAGCGTCGACAGTCAGTAATCATGTTCGAATCATTCCAGAGCGATCCCATGCCTTCCGTTAAGGCGGCAAAAATATCGGCAGCCTTTAAGACCTGCATTAAACTGTACTCCACGGGGGAGCTCAACGAGCGTTTCCTACCCGTCACGCTTAAGGACCGGGTGACGGCGATAGCCGACTTTCACTTTGACCACTGGAAGAAATACAGCGACGATGGTGAGTCTTATTCAATCAAATACCCACTAATTCTGTTTAATCATTCTCCTCCTTGGGTGCTTTTAGTTATCGATACGGTAAACAAGCAGAAACTCAAGCCGGAGACACAAACTACCTTCAAGACCTCTTGTCCGACGGAGTTCTTCGATTGCCGGCCACGGGTGGGTGAAGTCTGTTATGCCTATGAGATCATTTTGGAGCCGCAGTTCGAGCGCAACGACTACACAGAGCACATCCACGACAACATGCTGTCGGGTAGGAACTTTGCGTTGCTGCTGAGGAAGCAGCTGCCACCTCTCTCGAAGATGCCGCTGTTCTGCAATCAGGGCCCATTGCATGTGCAGGTTAGGGAGCACCCGCGAGAGCTGGTTATTGCAAGTGCGGAGCAGCTGGAGCAACTGCATCAGTTCCATGGAATGCTGTTCCGCGATCTGTTGAAGATCTGGCGTCCCTGCTTTGTACTGGATCGTCGAGGCAAGGACAACTCCTACCTGATCGTGCCTCTAGCCGTGGGCGCAGAGCATCAGAATGTGGTGGACTGGCCGCTGGTCCATCAGTTCCAGCGTCTGCCCACCCCGAAGCCTGTCAGTGTGAAGCAGCGCAAGGAACAGCGAGCGCCGCGTCCAGAGGACTATGAGGGGAAAATTGTGACTCAGTGGTATGCCAACTTCGCGAGCAAGCGAATGCTCGTGCACAAGGTGCGCAGAGACCTGACTCCGAGCAGCCTGATGGGAAGCAACCAGCAAAACACGAGCTATGCCAAGTTCACCACGTCTAAGTATGGCGATGACATCGGAGGAATTGTTCGCATGGACCAGTTCCTGATCGAGGTGCGCGAGCTTACGGAGCAACTGAACTTCTATGTCCAGCAGCGGGGCAAGACGTCGGCCCAGAGCAAGGCCAGGGCCAAGATCATCCTCATTCCGGAGCTCTGCTTTAATTTCGATTTCCCCGGCGACCTCTGGATAAAAGCAGTGTTTCTACCCAGCATCTTGAATCGGCTCCACTTCATGCTGCATGCTGAGGCATTACGACAACGCTTCAATACCTACCTGGGGCTGCAACATCTGCCTCAAAATGGAGTTGACTATAGGCCAAAGCTCTTGGAGATCGACTGGTCGTTGCGCCGCAATGTGGATACCCATGGCAATGCCATTCCCAATGATTATGATGAAGGCTCACGCTCCATTCTGGAGCCCCTACCCATCAAAGAACTTGAGATTGGGATGAAGACACTGCAGATACGCGACTTACAACATTCGTGGCAGCAGTACCTGGAACCCGTAGACCTACCCCGGAACATCATGTCCGCCTATACCGTGGAGTTGAACTATTACAACAATTTTATATCCGGCCAAGTGGCGTCTGTCGACAAAATGGAGCAGGACGACAGGGAGTTCTGGCTGGAGACGCAGTTCAAGATGCCTAAAGGGAACATCTATGAGACCAGGAGTCCAGCAATGCCCCCTGCCGCATGGACTGCCCTGCTCCCGCAGACCAGCTCAGCTCCCAAACCACAGTCGTTGAATGTGTTGCCGGTTCTGATGAAGAGCGTCTCCGATGATCACATCACTCCGGCCCACCAGGGTGAGTTCCTGGCGGCCATCACCACAGCGGGATCGTCCGATGTTTATGATATGGAGCGAGTGGAGCTGTTGGGTGACTCGTTTCTCAAGATGAGTGCCAGTCTTTACCTGGCCAGCAGGTATCCCGACTGGAACGAAGGCACGCTCACGAAGGTCAAGTCGAGGCTGGTGTCCAACAAGAACCTGATGTATTGCCTCAGGGAGACGGATATTCCCAGTCGTATTAGCTGCAGTCTGTTCGACCCCAGATTAACGTGGCTTCCGCCCAGCATTAATCTGCCCGAAGATGTCTTGGATGTGTGGACGGAGCAGCCGAGCTTTGCCAAACTGATTGGTCCCCAAAATCTCTTCAATCTGGCCCTTAGTGACGAGGAGATTCTGGCAGGTCGTTGCAACGAGGATACCTATCGTCGCTTTGTGCAAGATTGCAAGAGCAATCAGCAAGGCTATTATGACGGTGGAGACTTCTCCTCCGGCGCGAACTTCTTGTTTGGTGAGGTCACTGTTCAGAACAAGGTGGTGGCTGACACTCTGGAGGCCCTTCTGGGAGTCGTTGTGAGAAACTATGGATTGCAACATGGCTTCCGCATGCTGGAATACTTCGGCATTTGCAAGCCGGACGTTGATAAGCCATTGTCGCAGCTGCTCGATCTTCAGTTAAAGAGCACCAAGATGCGAGCCAACGCGAGCCCTGACGATATTGATGGCTTCCTGATAAACCACTCCTATTTAGAACAGAATCTGGGCTACAAATTCCGGGATCGGGGCTACCTCTTGCAGGCCCTGACGCATCCGTCGTTTCCCACCAATCGCTTGACCGGCTGCTACCAGGAGCTGGAGTTCATTGGCGATGCCATACTCGATTTTCTCATCTCTGCATACATTTTCGAAAACAATACCAAGCTGCGTCCGGGCGAGCTCACGGATCTGCGCTCGGCCTTGGTCAATAACACGACACTGGGATGCATCTGCGTGCGCCACAATCTGCACCTCTTCATTCTGGCAGAGAACGCGTTGCTATCTGAAACCATCAGCAAGTTTGTGAAATTCCAAGAGAGCCAGGGACACAGAGTCACAAATCATGTACGCTTTCTGCTCGAGGAGAGAGATGTGCAGCCCGTTATTCTGGACTTGGACGATGAAGTGGAGATGGCCATGGAAAATGAGTCGGAAGACGGTCCACGCATCGGTGCTTTCAACTTGGCGCAAAACGTAGATGTCCCCAAGGCTTTAGGCGATGTCCTGGAGGCCCTTATCGCGGCCGTCTACCTGGATTGCCGGGATCTGCAGACAACCTGGCAGATGATCTACCATTTGTTTGAGCCCGAGCTGAAGGAATTCTCCCAGAATATACCCATCAGCCCGATCCGTCAGCTCCAAGAGCACAAGCTGGCCAATCCCGTCTACGGTCCGCCCCTGGTAGACAAGGACGTTGTGATGATGTACTGCCAGTTCACCTGCATGGAGAAGACCATTCGGGTCATTGGTTTCGGCTCCAACAAGGACCAAGCCAAATTGGCTGCTGCCAAGAGCGCTCTTCAGAAATTGGCTAAGTGCGATGCATAATCCATAGAACTTCATACCATTGACCGTGACCCACAAAGTCTAAGCCTGACATCCATTCTGAATACGTACAATTCATTTCCACGTCTGAATGTTCAAAATGGGTGTGATGCTTAGACTTTTATTGGTCACTGTATTATTTGTAAGCTTTTCATGAACAAAAAAGCATTTTTACCaatttgtttatatttttaaaaattattttaatatgTGCGATTTCATGTACCGCGTTTGCTCGTTTTAGCTAGATTTCCAATGGGCTAGATGGGCGGGCTACATCGTCAACGACGTCAATgccattgtttatatttacAATAAAGTGCAGAGTGCACTCTACATTCATTTGATCCGAGTGTCCATGCAACAGCGGTGGCTTCTGTTCAGGCCTCTGCAGATACATATATTAAGTGCCTTAGAAACTACAAATTAGAGTAAAGTAACATTGGAGGAAACAACAAATGGTTAAATGTTCCAAAGATCTGAAAAGCATTTTGCTTACAATTTGGAATGATTAAAACTAACAAGACAAACACAAACTAAACGAAATGAGATGGACCAGGCACACACACGTCACGCCTGCCCTGCCTACACAATACAACTTAGGGTTAATGCGGTCACATTCCGAGTACGGATAAAATAGAGATTAATTTGCTCGCTTATGATAATACGATACACGCCAGGAGTAAGTAATTGGCGACTGCACGATACACGATGCACGACAGACTGGTTTCTCTACACGCGACAGGTGCAATCTGGCTTGTTGATGCTCCGTTGCCGAGTCTGTAGATTGCGTAGAGCGGCTCCACCGTACTGTATGCCACTGCCGATGCGCTCGGGATCCAACTCGCCAGTTTCAATTTTGGCCAGGATGGTCTTGGAGCACTTGAGGAAGGCCTCCTCGACGTTCTCGCCCGTCTTGGCGCTCGTCTCCAAGAAGATGAGCTCTACGAAAGCATTCGGAAAGTGAAAATGGAAAGGGGAATGCACAAAAGTGAAAAGAACAAACCGTTCTCTTGGGCAAAGGTGCTGGCCTCGAGAAATGTTACGTCGCGTGCCTCTTCCAAGTCCTTCTTGTTTCCAACCAGCAGAATGACAATGTTCGGGCTGGCCAAGGTCCTCGCATCATTTAGCCAATTGGTCAATGCATTAAACGAGTCCCGCGATGTGGCATCGTAGACCAGCAGAGCACCTGCAGCTCCGCGATAGTAGGACCTGGTCACGGATCGAAACCTCTCCTGTCCGGCTGTATCCCATATTTGAAGCTTAACCGATTTTCCACCCACATTTACAATGCGCGAGCCAAACTCCACCCCAATGGTGTGGGAGCTGTCGTCTTTGACTGCCAAACGGAGCAAGTAGTTAATACTACGCATAAAAGGGAAATTACAACACCAAGCTTACATTTGCTTTCGATGAAATGATGCAACAGACAACTCTTGCCGCTGCCAGCGCTTCCAATTATCAGGAACTTGAACAGGTAATCTAGACGAGTTTCACCAACCAGAATTAATTAGAAATTTCTTCTAATTAGTTATTCGTGTAGAGACAAACCGTATGTTTCCGACATTGTTTTTGTTCCCTGCCTGTGTGCAGTCGTCCGCAGCCTTTGTTTCGTTGTTTCTCCTAGCCAGAGGCCTGTTTGGTCGATGGGTGAATCCTACGCTGAAAGTAATTGTGTGGATGTGCACCGAAAAGGCCACAGACACGCTAAAATCTATGATAGTGAAGCTTAGGAGCAGTTAATCGGGtttaaacaattaaaaaactCATAAATGAGATAAAATGCTCTGACTCGTCGAACAGTGTTGGCAAACATCGACCAATATCTAGTGTGACCAGACACGGCAAGAAACATCGAACAATATTCCAACtacaaaattatttaaatattcttCTCAATAGAGAGCCTTTGGTTCAATCTGACTTTATTTCTATTGCCAGAACCGCAAAATATTTTTACAATTTTAAAACATTATATCTTTAGTTATCTTTGATGACCATCATCAATTGCATCAATCGACTTAAGAATCCTTATCTTTCTTTTCGCCGTAATTCTGGTAGCAGTTAACAGGATCCTGCGCGGTGAATTCGGAGTAGGCCAGCTTGCTTCCCTTAAAGTTCTGTAAAAGTATTAGAAAAATTGCATGAAACAAACATTCCGTGAGAGATAAGATTTGGGCACGACCTTAATATCCCCGGTTATTAATGTCCACAGGAACACGAAGACGCCTGGAAATAAGCTGCTCAGGACGAGCAACTCAAACGTGTTGAGTTCACCAAATATAGACACCTTCATTGTGATGTATGAGTTAGTTTTACGGCAAACTAATGTGGTTGATTTGATGACAAATTGTTACTCGCACGTACTCCAGATAGTGCTGTCAACCGTTCAATAACCAGGGTCGGAGCAGCGCAGTTCAGGGCTGCGTTGCATATCTTTGGAATTTCTAGTGTAAGAATACGGCAAGGCCACAGAGAATCTTAACTCCgcagaaaatttaatttagcTGAATAAAATGGCTTTCCGCATCCCATTCGGCAAGAAACACGCTGAAATCGCGTCGTCCTTGTAAGTAAATGATGACATCCTGGTTGGACCATCATAAGACTACTCGAGTTCGGCCCAATGTGCACACACAGGCACATTGCATAATCGTGCAGATTCAATAACAATGTTGTTTTCCCAATATCTTTAAGCGCTCGCTCTGGAGCTGGATTCGGTGGGGCCGCTGGCCTGGCTCTGCTGTACTACACCGACTGGAAGCTTGTTCTGCAGTACGTTCCCATCTATGGCTCCAAATACGACAAGGCCGAATAAATATGGCATTCGTAGCATCCATGCGTTGTGTTGAGTTGGTCATTCCAAAGTGACCACAATAGTTTTGCTTAGTAAATAAAATAAGTATGAACGATCTACATGGCTACGTGTGTATACATTTTTTATTACAATTTAGTATATTACAAATATGTAACTTTCAACTGGGCACAAATTGTTTATGGGGGACACGCCGTTTCAAAAATATTATTTCTTAATCGAGTTCACTCTCTTACTTACGCTTTAAAGTGCTTAAGTAACTCGTTGCTTAAGGCATGCACTAATGGGTTGCCTATTTTGATTAAAGATCGTATAAAAAGTACATCCGCCAGTTCAAATTCGAGTACAAAAGATTTCATTTTTGAAGAGATTACAAATTTGCAAAACGGGTTTCTTCAACTTGCCTGGAAGTCCAAATCGACCGGCGATTGAATAGATTTTGACAAGTAATTTGGAATTTCACCTAACAAATGCTTAAATGTCTTGGACCTAGATATCCGGTTCGACAAACGAAGCTGGGAACAGTCCGGTTTTGTGAGTGCGCGCATGTGTGCCCTTATACCAGCCGTTCTTTTGCTTACGCTGCACATAGATGATGTCGCCAACATGCAGCTCCAGCTCGATGTCGCTGTTCGGCGGATACGGCACGATGCAACGAAAGCGACTGAAAATGGTGAAAGTAAAAGTTGGTTAAGATCTAGTTGAATTATCGTATCCGCCCTGAAATTTAACCTTTCTCTCGTGCAATAAATCGACTTTGTTGTTGCACTGGCTTTTATGGCCGCCTCGGTGATACCATTGCTGCTGGGGCATAGCACATGGCCAGCATCTAGACTGTGCGACTTTCGATGACTCGGTGCTATTATCATATTGGCATGCAGCTGCGTCTGGCTACCGGGCTGCTGCCCACCGGCATAGATTGGTGCGGCTTTTGATGATGCAGGCGGTGGAGGGGACGAGGCCGCATTGTTATACATGCTGCGGAATGTGGATGCGTCCAAGGACTGTCGTGCGCTGCGTTAAAAATTCATACGTTATTGATTTTGCGCGACTATCAGCAATAGATTCCACCAACCAAAGCAAATGTGGCCGATCCTTGTTGCTCTTCACGCGTTGCGAACCATAAGagacactgccactgctggcAGAAGGCAGTTGCTGTTGGTTGCCCTGAAAATGCTGTTGACCTGCGGACGGAggagctgttgttgttgtcgttgtcgtttcATTGAGCGGCTGACTATGCTGGAGTTGGCTGGGACATGATCCGGATCTGAAGAGTGACCGATAGTGATGATTATGGTATGGGATTATTAGCGGAAGCACCTACCTAACATGCACTGGGTGCAAGAGAGGAACTGTTGTCTTAGCACTGCTTTCAATGGTTGTTGTTATCGCTTCTTTCGGAGTTTGCTGCAGCGAAGCTCCTGGGGATTTTGAGCGTGTTTTCATGTGCGTTAGTCGCCGCATAAGTCCGACTGCGCCCGAGGAACTGCTGCTCGAAGTGGCTATGGAGATATCCTGTTTAGGCTCGGACTTTCTACTAAACAAGGCCTCCACTGGCTTTGTCCAGGCCGAGCAGCTGGTCGTCGTCGCAGTCGCTGTTGTCGATGCTTGCAGCTGGCGGGGCGGCAAGTCCGGTGGCTGCATGGGCAGCATGTTGTTGAGGCGCACATCTGGCGTCACTGGCTGTTGCTGGGAATGGATCTGCTTCGCATCCGAGCTTTGGGGAACGTATTTCCACTGGTGCATCAACTGCTGCTGGTCGCGTGTACGCAATGGCGTTAAATAGTTTCCCGGGAATACACCAGTGATGTCCAGCCAGTTTTTTCCCTTGAACCAGCCATCGACACAACGCTCGGTCACAATGTACACGCAGCCTTTCTTCAATTCCAATTCATCATTTTGCAGTGGCTTATATGGGAAAAGGGCCAGGTATCCCCAGGGCAGAGTGGGAGGCATTTGTTGCTGCACATTTGTCTTCAGCACACGTGCAGATTGGGAGGCGGGGGTCGCTTTTGCAGCCGCCGCTGCGGCTGGAGTGGCTGCCACCTCCAGGCGACTCAGCTCATGGGGCAGGCTCAGAATCTCGGCAGAATGGCGGTTGGTCTGCAGTAGACTAAGAGGTGCTCCTCCTCCCAGAAGGGCATTCAACGAATGCCGCTTCTCCTTAGCTCCTTTATCCCGAAATCGAACAGATCCAGATCCGGATCCAGAGGGCATCACGTGTTGGAGAGTATTTGGCAGCGATGACTGATGATTGGGACTACAGTTGTTCGAGCTGGAAGTAGAGCTGGAATTGCTACTAGCTGGCGTTATGTTCGAGGAGCCAGAGCTGGATTCCGTGACCACTGTGGGATCAATTATGGGGACAGGAGGAAGCGCacgttgtggctgctgctgtagcgGATGGCACGGTTGTTGATTCATTACTCCACTATCCAGGAGCTTCTTGGCTACAGCATTTAGCTCCACAAATGCTATGGGGAAGATTCCGATTGATTGACCGATTCGACCTTCAGCCCAATTGTGATCCACACGCCGTAGCACTTGGATGACTGTGCTCTTCTTGAACTCGAGGCAGCCTTCTTCATCATTGGGTCCCATCTTAAAGTCATACATGGCAATGCACTGGGGCATGGGCAGGGGGACGGACACTTTGACATAGTTGATGGGGAAGGTTCCCTCCTGTCCATTGGCCTGGCCCACGAACCAATTGTTGTCGATGCGTTGCTTAAGCAATATTAAGTCCCCCTTCTTGAACTTTAGATCGTTGGCTTCGCTGGAGACAAAATCGAACAGGGCATAGGCGTGCGGGAGTAGAAACCGTCGTTGCTTTTGACGCGCCACCTGAGTCTGCGATTTCTGTTGCTGGTGTGGCTGCTGGTGCGGGTGCTGCTGATGCAGTTGTGTACTGCTTGTGGGTGCCACCGTCTCCGTGAAATGTTGGGTTTTGGGTTTCTCTGGGGGCGTTTCGATCTCTTCGCTTTTATTGTCGTTTTTAACAGCAGCCGCTGTTTGTTTCATGCCTGCAGAATGAGAGAGAAATAATTATGAATGGTTGAGAATCGCTAGGGAAAGGCGAGTCACT
It encodes the following:
- the LOC108158388 gene encoding E3 ubiquitin-protein ligase SH3RF1, with the protein product MDEHTLNDLLECSVCLDRLDTTSKVLPCQHTFCRKCLVDIVASQHKLRCPECRVLVSSKIDELPPNVLLMRILEGMKQTAAAVKNDNKSEEIETPPEKPKTQHFTETVAPTSSTQLHQQHPHQQPHQQQKSQTQVARQKQRRFLLPHAYALFDFVSSEANDLKFKKGDLILLKQRIDNNWFVGQANGQEGTFPINYVKVSVPLPMPQCIAMYDFKMGPNDEEGCLEFKKSTVIQVLRRVDHNWAEGRIGQSIGIFPIAFVELNAVAKKLLDSGVMNQQPCHPLQQQPQRALPPVPIIDPTVVTESSSGSSNITPASSNSSSTSSSNNCSPNHQSSLPNTLQHVMPSGSGSGSVRFRDKGAKEKRHSLNALLGGGAPLSLLQTNRHSAEILSLPHELSRLEVAATPAAAAAAKATPASQSARVLKTNVQQQMPPTLPWGYLALFPYKPLQNDELELKKGCVYIVTERCVDGWFKGKNWLDITGVFPGNYLTPLRTRDQQQLMHQWKYVPQSSDAKQIHSQQQPVTPDVRLNNMLPMQPPDLPPRQLQASTTATATTTSCSAWTKPVEALFSRKSEPKQDISIATSSSSSSGAVGLMRRLTHMKTRSKSPGASLQQTPKEAITTTIESSAKTTVPLLHPVHVRSGSCPSQLQHSQPLNETTTTTTTAPPSAGQQHFQGNQQQLPSASSGSVSYGSQRVKSNKDRPHLLCARQSLDASTFRSMYNNAASSPPPPASSKAAPIYAGGQQPGSQTQLHANMIIAPSHRKSHSLDAGHVLCPSSNGITEAAIKASATTKSIYCTRESRFRCIVPYPPNSDIELELHVGDIIYVQRKQKNGWYKGTHARTHKTGLFPASFVEPDI
- the LOC108158399 gene encoding uncharacterized protein LOC108158399, with the protein product MAFRIPFGKKHAEIASSFARSGAGFGGAAGLALLYYTDWKLVLQYVPIYGSKYDKAE
- the LOC108158397 gene encoding uncharacterized protein LOC108158397 yields the protein MKVSIFGELNTFELLVLSSLFPGVFVFLWTLITGDIKNFKGSKLAYSEFTAQDPVNCYQNYGEKKDKDS
- the LOC108158395 gene encoding ras-related protein Rab-4B, which gives rise to MSETYDYLFKFLIIGSAGSGKSCLLHHFIESKFKDDSSHTIGVEFGSRIVNVGGKSVKLQIWDTAGQERFRSVTRSYYRGAAGALLVYDATSRDSFNALTNWLNDARTLASPNIVILLVGNKKDLEEARDVTFLEASTFAQENELIFLETSAKTGENVEEAFLKCSKTILAKIETGELDPERIGSGIQYGGAALRNLQTRQRSINKPDCTCRV